TGCAATACTAATCTGCCTAAACAAACAAGCCTCGCAACCCCAATCAAAGCAACTAATTACAGGGGATGCCAATTCCTTCTTTGCACACGGCTTGTGCATGAAAGTATTGTGCTAGTTATAAATAGCGGTCGTCATTCTTGATCACCTAGGCCATTGCAATTCTTGATCCTCCAAATGTTCTTACATCGCTTTCCTATAAggttaatctttttcttttctttttatgatgAGAAAGAAACCCCTCCAATGCAAGATCACTTCGTATACCCACTTCTATCAAGTAAATCTTGAATCCGTGTAAAGCGTCCATTCCACACAAATCGAATAATACCCCATCTTTGTCAGCAGGCTGACCttaaagaattgtttgcacccaaagAGATTCGAATCTTAGACCCATGGGACTACCACATCACAAAGATCAAGCCCTTACCACTAGAGCCAACCCTTGGGGCTCCTAGCAAGCAATGTTATTCTTCTCCGGCCTTCCCCCATAAGCACCTCGGTGGTTTAGACCATATAAGAAATACGATTACCGGAAAATAATGTCATTTTCATTGGATGTGCTCATAACCACTCGTGTGTTTTAACTTGACCAACCGCTAAGCTCAATTCATTTATGTTTGGAACAAATTAAAGGAATTCAGGAACAAATTTGTATGATTTAAACCCCATAACACCACAACAACAAATTAAGGAACATCACAATTCCATCCATCATCACTTCACCAATACTTTAAATGAGTGAAAGCACCCAGTTTTATAAGAATAGCACAAATAGATAATCACTCCAAGAGAACTCAGAATCCAAGTCCGGTTACtttcaacaaaaatttcaaaataactcAGTATTCCAAACTCTGGTTACTTTCAACAATAGTACCGGAGTATTTGCGGCTATTAGAAAATTAATAGCTCCATgtaaaaggccaaaaaaaactTGGGAAGTCAGAAGCTACTGATAAACATCATAAACTAAATCACCTTAGAACCACCAAACCCTGTGGAACTAAAGGATTCTCTCTTACTGCAGGTCCAAAGTTTTACGTATATATTCAACTAGCATTTCTTTATTTGTACAGAACTTTATATCAACATGACCCTCCAACAGTTGTGCCTGAAACATCATAGAAAGAAAGCTATCAATTCTCACTAATTGTGGAAATACTTGAAGGAAAAAACACATGCAGAAATTAAGTTATAAGATGCATCACTGATTCACTGGCACTCAGCTAACATGATGTATGATGATGAATGCTATTGTTTCTCCTGAACCAGAAGCCCCTACACCACAATAAGATTATCTAAAAACACAATAGGCACCAATTAGATGGTGAGATCTTAATAGCAATTTTGCGGGACACGTGCCATGGATTTGATAAGTGAATCATGCTGTGGACTTTCCCCGTTGATAAATGGACCATCAAGGAGGCAAAAAATGAAAGATCTCTCATAAACATGCATGGAATTTCCATGTTATTTAGTGAACCATCAAGGGGCAAAAAAATGAATCGCTGGCAGAAAACAAGTAGAATAATATATACTTGCCTCAAAAACTAGGCCAAACATTGCCTGAGAGGAGGGGCCATTCTGTAATCTTTTAAGTGAGAACCTCTACAAGATGGCTATACTGCCATTTTCATTTCTATCTTCTGGTGAGGATCATAACCTATGAGTTTGAAATCACATGCCACAAAAGAATCTATGTTCTTCTTCTCAGGATTGATCCTTAAAATCTGCATTAGAAGGGCAAATAATGCAAAATATCACTGCAATATATGAgcgaaaatggaaaagaaaactataCCCCCAACCAGCAATATATTTGCAGATGAGTTAAAAATTAAGTCAACAAAGTGTTGGTTTAACATTATATACATACTGGAAAAGGCTTGGGGAGTTTCTGAAGCTGCTCCTGCAGAGGTCGGACATGAGTGCGGTAGACATGAGCATCCCCGAGAACATGGATGAAATCACCTGGAACAAGATCTGTACGAGGTAGGTGGTAATTAGAACAGGTTCTAAAACAAAATCTCAGTATTAAGGTTCATCAAATTAATCTGTTAATTTAGAAGTACGGAAGCAAAGAAAACAGATCCTCCCGCCTATAGCCTATGCAAATTCTCTGAAGCTATAGTTACACATCCAATCCTTAAGCATATGATTGATTATGGTGGTCAAAGGCAGTGAATAATGAACCATAAAATTGAATGTTCAGGGAACCATCAAGTAGTTTAGGCATCTGCGAATTGATCCTCACAAGCTTATCATTATTTAGCACATACCATCAGATGCAGTACCCGAAAATCTTCTCATTAATCATCAAATGCTATCACACGCTCATCTAATATTTATCATTCTAGCTAAGTCCACACATACAAAAACGAATTACTGACTGTTGTGAAAATGCATACCACAAACATGAGCAATCATGCATGTCAGGAGAGCATAAGATGCAATGTTGAATGGCACACCCAGGCCTATGTCAGCAGAACGCTGATACATTTGACATGATAGCTCACCATTGGCCACATAAAACTGCATGAAGAAACAGGATCTACTCAGAAACAAATAGAAACTGCAGAGGAAAAGGTTGACAACTGCTTCAATACAAACCTGGGCAAACATGTGGCAAGGTGGAAGTGCCATCAATTTGAGATCGGAAGGATTCCATGCTGACAGTATTATCCGTCGGTCATCAGGATTATTTTTAATCTTGTGAATAACATCTACCAATTGATCAACTCCTTGGCCAGAATAGTCAGCATGCATGTCAGTATACCTGCAGAAAGAAAGACCAATGGGTAAAAAGTTAAAGGTTCAATTTTTCTCAGACTAATCCACAAgatgaaattacaaaaaagcaAATCCTCCAACCTAGCACCAAAATGTCTCCACTGGAAACCATATACAGGTCCTAAGTCACCCTCCTCCCTGTCTGTCAAACCGATGCtgaaaaaagggcaaaaaagatataataaaaacttaatgaACAGCAGATGTTATTTATGCTAGATGAGGAGGACACATGATAAATGTAAATAAGCATGCATGTATTTATTGATTTTACAGTTCAATACTTGCCTATCAAGGTAGTCTCTGGAACCATTGCCATCCCATATATGAATGCCTTTTTCCAGAAGGACCTGTCATTAAACCAACTTCTAAGAATGCATTCCATTTCACCATGATCTCATCTTCATCATGACAGATGAGCATTCTCAATGTAATATTATTCACACCTAAGGTGAATGGAATCACTTCACTTGGTTTTCATAGCAATGAAAGGCACAGAACCATATGTCAAGACGAACTCATAacaatttttcatgaaaaaccAACCAATCATCGAAGAAGATAACAAATATTAGAATTGGAATCTTAACATCTTTCCCACAGACGCAGCTAAACATACTCATTTTATATTCTAAGATTATGATTCATCTTAACATCTATCCCACATACACAACTAAACATACTCATTTCGTATTCTAAGATAGCGATTCATCTCTCACCTACCTGCATGCAACTAAACATATTTAGTTTGCACAAACATCACCTACAGAAACACAAAATCCAGgactgaatttttctttttcttttttttataagtaataagccCCAAGGGGCCAGGACTGATTTTATGAGGCAAACATGCTTTTACAAACTAGCAACACATACACTCGGTCCAATACTCAAGAAGGGATGAAAGAAGTGAATAGACCCTATATGCAAGCAACTTTGACAAGTAAACCTATCACAGCTCCTTGATTCACAAATTTCCACATATTATAAGTATGGTTCCACCAGAAGTGTCACAAAAAGTAACCAACTTTATTAATTTTGTGCAAATCAGCAAAattcatgaaagaaaataaaaataataaaataaaaatttgattcaaatGAATGAAGCTTGTCAACAAGCTGCTGATACTGAGAAGCTCCACTCTGGTTCCATTTTAGCATAAAGAAAGGAACAAGTAAGATGAAGCATATGGCTCAAAATGTTCGAAGTTGTTATTACCTTGGCATTTGTTGAACCACTGATAAACCACAGAAGTTCTTCAACAACGCCTCTCCAGAAAACTTTCTATTAACCAAATGATAACAATAAGTGTCAACCTACATATCATGATGTATAAGAGATAATCCTTATTTAATTAACTTTACGACCAAAAAGACATGACTTCAATCAAGCTAGCTgatagaaaaaaggaaatacaTACAACTGAACCATtcgttgtaaaaaaaaaaaaaaaaaaaaaaaaacaacttaataAGAAAGATACACATGCCTTCGTAGTAAGAACCGGGAAATTTTTGCGCAGATTGAACCGCATCTGTGGATATACAACAGAAAAGAGCAACCAATTAACAGTCATCAATATGGAagcaagagaaaattaaaattgaagcaAAATACGTATAGCTTAATAATCTGAGATTGTACCTGGCAACCAAACTTTGACAAAGTACCAGTCCCAGTCCTGTCATCCTTAGGATTGCCATCTGAGATGATTTCTTGAACCATTTTAAGATAATTGTACTCCTCATGTCTCTCAAAGATCATCTTGGGCAGGAAAGAGAACTTCTTTACCTCGAACTTATCGGAATCTGAAATACCATCAAAGATCAGATCACCGTTTTGACAAAGGGATTCAACTGCAGCACTCCTCACGCGAACATATGTCGTGAAGGAATATCGAATATTGTTTTCCACCACAGGAAATGATGAATACCACGGCTGAAATACAGAGGAATCAACTGCAGGAATAAATGTATCGCATTCAATGCTTGTCTCAATTTCAGTAAGGTGGATAGCATCACATCCAGGCGCATTGAGAGCTTCCCTGTATATAAAGATGATCAATACAGagagaaccaaaaaaagaagagcTCATCAATACAGGAATGAATAACACAAGCACACCTCAATATCTCGCCACCTCCTATAACAAACACTTTTTCAATTGACAGACAATACGGAGGAGCAGCTAACAATTCCAAAGCAGAAGTCATGCTTCCACATATCACAACATTTTCTGCAGTTGCAATATCAAAACTCCCAGAGCGAGTTAGAACAACATTAAGGCGACCGGGTAGAGGCCGATGCTCAACAGGAATACTCTCCCATGTTTTCCTACCCATTAAAACTGCGTTCTTTTTCCCAGGATCCGACGCACTCATAGTTATGtccttaaaaaatttgagatcaGAAGGTAACTTCCAGGGTAGTTTTCCATCCTTACCAATACCCATATCTGGGGTCGCAGCCACAACAACTTGGTAGGTCCTCTGTGGATCAGGCTTTCCGTTGCCATGTCCATTTCCATTACTGCTTATCAAAGAGTCACTAGCCATAATGGAACTCAAAACCCGATTAAAACTCAAAGGCGACGGCTCAAAACAAGGACCGCACTGCCAACTTTTGCAGAAGTGCGGCAGAACCTAAAATCGATCACAAAAAtgtattaaaataacaaaaactagAATACATGAAAGCCAATCCCTCAACAGAAATCCAATAAGAAAAGTAACGACTGGAACATAAATAACAAAGAAGTAAACGAGGTCTGGAAAAGTTGAAGTGACCAATTCCAATGCTCTaacaattcaaatttaaaaaccaTATTGAACTAATACTATGAAAATTCAGAACAAGACTAGAGACACGCAGCTTCCTCAGGTGATAATTCCCCATGGATATAAACACATGCAATGAAATCCGCGTTCTGTCATTACAAgaagcttttttcttttatatttctgtGCGCATGTCATTGCAAGAAGTTACAAAAACCAGTCCAAAACATTCATAGAAGACAATATCCAGACCCAATACGATCAAAACCTCAGAAAATACATACATGCAGACATGAATAACAGAGAAATCCCACAATTGTCAGAATCTGAATTACATCAAACACCAAATACAAGATTGGTAATGCAAATTCgaagaaaaggaagaataaAACAAATCCCATCGGTAATCGCAAACCCACCTAACATTCATTGAAAATCCCCAATCTTTCCAGCAAAAAACCAACTAGTTTACACTCACACCCATCCAAGAAAAGAAATGCCATCACAAAATACCTCCACTCACACAATAATTAACCATCCAAACCTTCAATCGCAAACCAAAACACcccccagagagagagagaatttaaaaagcgtaccaaaaaaaaaaaatttcaaaatgccAAAAGTAACCGACCGATCTCGAACCAAAGCGCAAAATCTTCGATCACtctgacacacacacacacggaaagcgagaaagagagagagagtttggttgagattagggttttgagggaaATGGAGGTGCGAGGACGTTGACTGTTTGTTGGTGTTTAGCTACGCGGCATTTCGGAAGAGACAGAGACGAGTGGTAGTATGAAAGGAAATCCAGGAGCCAAAATTCTtccctgtctctctctctctctctcgggaaaaaagtaaaaaagaaaaatccaaaagcACGGTTGACGCCGAGGTCTGTGTGAGCGTGTCTATATACTCGTTTCTGTGTGAAGACGAGACGACTCCTGTCGACACGAgggaactttgattttcttttttctttcctcaaTTGCCCCTACCTCCTTCCTTCGTTTTAccattcacaattttttttttttttaattgatacataaaaataaaaaactaccgacaacaaaaaaagaaaattatgacaTATTAGGACCGGGTAACCTAACAAGAAAAACCTAAGAAAGTTAGTACGCGAAGGCAATACGTGATGACAAGGGCTTATTAATTCTTAGCACGGATGTCAAAAACCTAGGCTACTAGTAAAGGTGGTTAAAAGTGTGTAAAGAGTCCAGAGAACCCAAGCACTTGGGTAACAGATAAAAATAACACAAAGAAGATACACAAAACAAAAAGCTCAAAaatacaaaagtgaaaaaacaaCCACAACACCGGTCGGTTAGGAGGCGTCGGTGCCGGCTCGTGTAAACCACGTGCCAGCACTAGACAACCTCTCTTGGGTTGAAGACACTGCGAATAACCCCAATTCACCAACAACAGAGGCAGGAGGAGGGGTGTAGCCGTCACGCGTCGACAAGTAAATACACTTGCTAGCGCGTGCAAACCACACTCCGTGGCGGAGAAGTCCAAAAGGAGAGCGGCTGGTGTCGACGGAGGCGAAAGACGACAGTGAACACGGTGAAGAGACGCGTGTCATGCTGACTCTGGTCTAGAGAGACAACGTCTACCTTGTATGTTACCTTTCACAAATtatttgtaaatcatttttgtaataaaatttataatattttctctctcttctcatcttaagtctttaaaaaaatatatatgaacctAGTCCAAACTACAGAGTCTGATCTTATCCCTATCTAAGGACAGTAATAGtgagaaattattaaatttatataatataataagcATAGATCTTGGCATCTCAATAAAACTCGAATCTATGACTTCCAACCCACAAAACACACACGTGACAAAAAATTACTATATTCTAATCTAAAGATAAGGGTGGTATGGTAATAGTAATTATGGCCCATAGTTTAGGGTATTTTTGGgcattttctaattttcttatAGCTACATAGCCAACGAGAAAAGTACAGCAAAATCGTTCTCTTTCTTTCGGTCATTCTCAGGGTCCCAAAGCTGTGGGCCGAGTCTTTAAGGCGGGAAATCCATATCCAACCACTAACAGCACGATACGTGTCGATGTCATAATGGAAACAACGCGTATTAAATATAGGCCCTCCACTTGGCATCGATCCAAAGGCCCTGTGACTGTCAGTGTccttttaatcttttcttttttgtatcaTTTTCAATCTTctgcttaattaattactttaaatcttaatttaatttaatttaattattatttatcgtATTTActgttaattaaatattattaaatatcttggtcaaaaaaaaaaaaaaaacgtcacATTCaagttaaataataaaaattttgttatattaaaGTCTTATTATTTTCGAAATACAATAAATACTTAGTGGATAAATGTTAAATgatagagataaaaaaaaaaatactgatataaaaaaaattataattatttaattaaaaaataataactgaGATttgaaatactttttttttatatatatatatgtatagatgCGACTGAAAAGTAcaagcaaggaaaaaaaaaaataagaactaaTTTCTAAACAACAGAGTTCCTTAGATTTGGATCAAGCGCAACACTGACAAACTGAGTAGTAGGGGAATAAGTTGATGAGGAAAGGgtgggaatgctgcttgacGAAAATTGAGCTGCGGCCCAATGTGCCACATAATGGGCAccgaagtttgcacttctattgaCTTTCCGAGCTGACCAAGAAGAATCAGGAGGGAACATGTCTAGCGTTTGGTGAATGATGTCAGTGATACGCCAATCTTGAACAATAGATGGCTGTTGTAAAGCAATGATAACTATCTGAGAGTCACCTTCAATAATAAAACGATCAAGTTGAAGAGATAAAGTTAGGGAAACAGCAAGTTTTGCAGCTTAAGCCTCGCCTTTATTAAGGGAGCAATTGGACTGGATCTGGGTAGCCATCTTTACCAATCTGCCTTCATGATTGCGACAGATAGCAGCTTGACAGGAAAATGAATCACGAATGGCAGTATCAAAGTTGAGCTTGTGCCAATTTAATGGAGGACGAATCCATTTTTCCAGCGTAGGGCGTAACTTGGCAGACCATGCATCACAATGTTGATGATAAGTAGTGACTATTTGCCTAGCAAGATTACGAGCATCAAAGGACATGCCTTCATGGTAAGCTTTATTGCGATGAAACCAAAGAAGATCACAAGCTACAGCTGCAAATACCTGAAAACGATGTAATTCCAAAGAGGGAATATGAAGAAGAGCCTCAGGATATAAAATTACTCGCACCCAGTCACATAAGTGTGGGGAATCCAATGTGGTAGAATCAAGAGGCCAGGATGAGAGACGCCAAACTACTCTTGCAAAATGACAGTGAAAGAAAAGATGCCGAAGGGAATCAGGTCCTCCCTTACAGAGAGGACAGAAAGCATCTGGACGATGTGTAGGAATAATTGGCTGTAATCGCTGAATAGTTGGAAAAATATTCCAAGctattttccaaataaaaattcgGAGTCGATCTGTTAGTTGAAGTTTCCTGATATCCCTCCAAAAAGATGACAAAGGAGACAGATGGGATCCAGTGAAATCATTATTCAAGATAGAAAGGTAGGCCGAAAAAGTGCTGAACCTCCCAGAAGCAGAGGGAATCCAGAGATATACTTTTTGAGATTCATCTGAAATTGGTAGCCTACCAACAGCCATGGCAGAGATCGGATCAAAGAGGGTCAACAGAAGGCATTTATTCCAACAACGCGTTCCTGGCATAATTAGATCAGAGATAGACAAATGATGCAAATATCTCGAATTTGGACTACGGGGAGAAGGTCGATAGGAAGGAAGGGTCGGAACCCAGGCCGTTGTCCAAATGCAGTCAGAGCTATTCATAGATACATTCAGACAGGATCCTGCAATAAGATATTCCTTGCATTTCTGGAGTCCTTTCCAAATCCATGAAGCTGTTACAGCAAAGAAGTAGAGAAGAAAGAGCCATAGTGGAtatatttcttttgtaaatGCTCCACCCATAAGGGGGTCTTGGATTACGGAAGATTTGAAATACTAATTGTAGAAGATATGAACCATTTGTGAAAGGGGAGTCGTAAATAGCAATTGTATACAATAATGTTTTCTCTCCACGGCAATTCATTGGACCGATCCTTACATTGATATTAACtcctattattttaaataaaaattaaattcgtTTTAATCAAGGAATATACCATTGAGATTTGAGAATAAGAGAGAGTGATGGACCTCTTATATATGATCTTAGAaagacttcatttttttttgttttttttcttaaaaaatcatGTAACAATGTAAGTGTAGCAAATTCCAAACAAAGATTAAGCGAAGACAACTGTTGTTACCATGCAcaataatgatgaataatatgaaatcaaaaagagagagtaagagaaaatcaaaacacTAATTTACGTGGTTCAGTAATATGCATACATCTACAAGAGTGCGAttatattcaataatgatttaaggttacatatttataacaaaaccctATTGTGTGGACAGATatgaaaaatctcaaaatattctGTCAACTGACCACTATATTGGTACTCTGATATTACTCTCTATATCTAAagagaatatgagccacttgttccaacaAAAACAATAGGGTTATTACTTATCTTGTAAATCACTTTGATTGATGGGTTAAGAATCTAATCATTCAACTAAACTATAAAGCATTCAAATTtttggattgaaattttctataattgAATGTCACGCTATTCGAGTCGTTGCACAAGAAGTTGTAAGCCATACAACTCCCTTTTTTATGGGATTGTGTGAATTGCATTTGATTCGGATAATGAAATAACAAAGATCTTTATCCCAAATCTTATAACCCTaagagtgaaaaaaaagaataaaataaataaatgatcaaATTCACGTCTACAATAGGAAAAACCAACATCATTGAGGAGAGAAAGAAGGGAATGGGATTGGCGGTGGAGGGCTTGTCATGTCTTGAGATGTTCCCAAAGCAAGAACACTTTGGGGCCTATGAAGGCCCAAAGCATATccatttttcctttgtttgCTCACTATAAGTTGCTTACAATGGGGTTAATTATACTTTAACCTTTTGTTAAATAGTAGTTTGATAGGcacttttcaatttcaatagCATCTAGGGTTAGAAAATAGGGTCCACATTGACATTTGATTGATATAGATTTCCTCCTAGCTAATATGATTTTGAATTGACAAATGAACCAAAACATTAAAATGTGTCAATTAAGATTCATTGTCCAAAGAAAACCATGGAttgatgcaaaaaaaaaaacaacacatcCATTCAAACGTTGCCACTAACACAAGGAAATGTGTGCCCACCTAGCTCTCTCCACCATTTCTTGTATGGCTTTTGTCcatttattttgacaaaatttgtcTTTGACATTCGTCTTCCGAGCATGTTATTCTTacgtgtatttttataaaattaacaaatatgaattaaaaaaccaaatttcatataaaaatcacatgCTCAAAAGACATTTGTCAATTTAATAAGCTAATTTCTTTCGGTCACCTCAAaaagaattttctaaaattttgataACTAATAAACTGACATATCCTTCAAGCATATTAAGATTAACAGATGTTAATTTAAAATAGTATGAATTGGTAAttctttgggaaaaaaaaaaaaaaaaaaaaaaaaacgcatgtAAAAGTCACATGCTTTATaaacaaatgtcaatttaatagctgaggtttttttccaaaccaattTAGAAAACTTTGTCCTATACAAAGTTAGTGTAATTCCATGCATATAGatctttacaattatttgtctgaatttgagagaattcaggcaaataattatgagatacAACTTATGGAACCCATCTGACCGAATAAATAATTAggcagcccaatttttatttgataaggTGAGGTACATAAGTAGTCTCACAATTATCtact
The sequence above is drawn from the Alnus glutinosa chromosome 11, dhAlnGlut1.1, whole genome shotgun sequence genome and encodes:
- the LOC133881987 gene encoding uncharacterized protein LOC133881987 — protein: MGGAFTKEIYPLWLFLLYFFAVTASWIWKGLQKCKEYLIAGSCLNVSMNSSDCIWTTAWVPTLPSYRPSPRSPNSRYLHHLSISDLIMPGTRCWNKCLLLTLFDPISAMAVGRLPISDESQKVYLWIPSASGRFSTFSAYLSILNNDFTGSHLSPLSSFWRDIRKLQLTDRLRIFIWKIAWNIFPTIQRLQPIIPTHRPDAFCPLCKGGPDSLRHLFFHCHFARVVWRLSSWPLDSTTLDSPHLCDWVRVILYPEALLHIPSLELHRFQVFAAVACDLLWFHRNKAYHEGMSFDARNLARQIVTTYHQHCDAWSAKLRPTLEKWIRPPLNWHKLNFDTAIRDSFSCQAAICRNHEGRLIVIIALQQPSIVQDWRITDIIHQTLDMFPPDSSWSARKVNRSANFGAHYVAHWAAAQFSSSSIPTLSSSTYSPTTQFVSVALDPNLRNSVV
- the LOC133882221 gene encoding bifunctional dihydrofolate reductase-thymidylate synthase-like; amino-acid sequence: MASDSLISSNGNGHGNGKPDPQRTYQVVVAATPDMGIGKDGKLPWKLPSDLKFFKDITMSASDPGKKNAVLMGRKTWESIPVEHRPLPGRLNVVLTRSGSFDIATAENVVICGSMTSALELLAAPPYCLSIEKVFVIGGGEILREALNAPGCDAIHLTEIETSIECDTFIPAVDSSVFQPWYSSFPVVENNIRYSFTTYVRVRSAAVESLCQNGDLIFDGISDSDKFEVKKFSFLPKMIFERHEEYNYLKMVQEIISDGNPKDDRTGTGTLSKFGCQMRFNLRKNFPVLTTKKVFWRGVVEELLWFISGSTNAKVLLEKGIHIWDGNGSRDYLDSIGLTDREEGDLGPVYGFQWRHFGARYTDMHADYSGQGVDQLVDVIHKIKNNPDDRRIILSAWNPSDLKLMALPPCHMFAQFYVANGELSCQMYQRSADIGLGVPFNIASYALLTCMIAHVCDLVPGDFIHVLGDAHVYRTHVRPLQEQLQKLPKPFPILRINPEKKNIDSFVACDFKLIGYDPHQKIEMKMAV